The genomic region CAAGTTATAATACAATTTATTCTTCCCTTTCTTTTCTTGGTCTCCCTGTTGTTTTTAAACCTTGTTCATCTTTTAAAGGGGTAGCTCCGATTTTTGTGGCTTTTTTCCCAAAATATTAAACTACCTCAATAAAATCAAGGCTTAGATTAACACTAATATAGCTTTTCACACTAAAAGAGGATTTTTTCTTCCTCTATTTTTTTCAGCTTTAATCTACATCTACAATATTCTATTTTCATGAAACCCTAATAGCTGGAAGAATTTTTAAATTATTATTTTTTATAATTGATTTATAACTTTTTTTAAGTCTTCAATTCTTTCATTTAGATATTTACTATCATAATTTTTGAAAATAGTTTTAAATTCTTCTACTTTTTTTAAATCTTCAAAATCTATATTTAAACTAATATCATTTTGCGAAAGTGTGTTTTCTTTAAAATTTCCATTTAACAATAATTTTGTTTTTAAAATTAGAAGAGCTAAATCCAAAACTCTATTTAAAGGAAGCTCTTCAGATTGTCTAGACCATTTTTTACCACTTTCTGAATACCTCCATACTTTTGCTGAAATATCTCTATTATTATATTGAGCAAATCCTAAAGAAAGACCTTTTGCATCGGAATTATTAACATTTGAACCATCAATTTTATCATAACCCTCTAGAACTACAACTGGTTCATGAGCTAAATGCCTTGGTATTTTCATAATTAAACCTCCTAAAATAATTAAATCAACTTTTATATGTTAAATTATATTTTATTGGATTTAGTAAGTCAAGTACTTTTACTAAATTTAGTAAAAGTACTAAAATTTATTTGATATTTTCTCTCTCTAGAAAGTTTTGAAAGAATTCTTTTTTATGCTATACTTAACTTGAAGTGGATTAAATTAATTGATTATTAAAAGGAGATATATGATTAAATTTTATGACCTAAGCCCTGTAAATGATATTACTTTGGATATTTATAAGGAAGCAATAAGTTATAGTTTAAAAAATAACAATATAAAAAATATAGCAATTTCTGGAAGCTATGGTGCTGGAAAAAGTAGTGTTCTTGAAAGTTATAAAAATCAAGAAAAGGATAAAAAATTTCTTCATATCTCCTTAACTTATTTTAAGGAATTAGATGATAAAGAAGATAAAAATCAAATACTAAATATAAATACTTTAGAATCAAAAATTTTAAATCAATTAATACACCAAATTTCAGTTGATAAAATACCTCAAACTTGCTTTAAAGTAAAAAGAAAAACATTATTTTATAATATTTATTTTTATAAATGGAAATCCTTTATATTAAAAGATCTTCCTTGTTTAATTCTTTCAACTACTAATATTTTTAGATTCTCAAGTTTTATAGGTTTGTCATTTTTGTTGGGAATTTTTATTTATAAAGCATTAAAAGTTCAAAAAACTAAAAATGTTTTTAAGAAATTAAATCTCAATGGAAATGAAATAGAAATAGCAGAAGACAGTAATGAATCTTTTTTTGATAAATATTTAAATGAAGTTCTTTATTTATTTGAAGAAGCCAATGTTGATGTAATTGTATTTGAAGATATAGATCGCTATGGTATGGGAGAAATCTTTGGAAGATTAAGAGAAATTAACACTTTAGTGAATAACCGTCTAAAACCTGAAGGTAAAATTTTAAAATTTTTATACCTATTAAAAGATGACACTTTTACATCAAAAGACCGAACTAAGTTTTTTGATTTTATAATTCCAATTATCCCAGTAATAGATAGTTCTAACTCATATAATAAGATTTTAGAATTATTTGGAAAGGAATATTCGGAAAAATTAGATAAATATTTTTTACAAGATATTTCTTTATATATCGATGATATGCGTTTATTAAAAAATGTTTATAATGAATTTAAAATTTATTATGAAAGACTTAAAATTATAGAAATAAATTGTAATAAAATGCTTGGAATTATAATAT from Fusobacterium sp. harbors:
- a CDS encoding DUF6530 family protein; amino-acid sequence: MKIPRHLAHEPVVVLEGYDKIDGSNVNNSDAKGLSLGFAQYNNRDISAKVWRYSESGKKWSRQSEELPLNRVLDLALLILKTKLLLNGNFKENTLSQNDISLNIDFEDLKKVEEFKTIFKNYDSKYLNERIEDLKKVINQL